In Halomarina salina, one DNA window encodes the following:
- a CDS encoding S8 family serine peptidase, which produces MANHTRRTFLTVSGATIGGIFAASSTVAAQESTERFIVKLQGGRVPNAEVLYDLSEIGYAVVKGSESALKEDGAVEGLAPDISYDASDPAAESVTPDSGAETVDDTYYPYQWDKQALNAPMAHETTTGDGSRIAIIDSGIDASHPDLEENVNLELSKNFTNDDLGAGVPGGGDHGTHVAGIAAASNDGSTGVVGTAPDAELVDFRVFSTADEDSGSFSYVVAAMLEAARTNCDVANLSLGAYPVSRKELGSFYGSFLNQAMTYVNKEGTLLVISAGNDGVNLQNDNGQQVDIDGDGELETLEGGHWISLPNEGAQALSVSATGPIGFGSALVGDESLEEPPETPAFYTNYGTSAVTLGAPGGNADLSMTDPINGIPAYAYDLVFSTLPVVDGEPQYGWKAGTSMAAPNVAGAAALVKATNPDYDANRVESALKRAADVPEEFDKEYYGSGFLNIVDAL; this is translated from the coding sequence ATGGCAAACCACACACGGCGGACGTTTCTGACTGTCAGCGGGGCCACCATCGGTGGAATCTTCGCAGCGAGCTCAACCGTCGCTGCACAGGAGAGCACAGAGCGATTCATCGTGAAACTGCAGGGAGGCAGGGTACCGAACGCGGAGGTGCTGTATGACCTCTCGGAGATTGGCTACGCCGTCGTGAAGGGGAGCGAGTCGGCGCTGAAAGAAGACGGTGCAGTCGAGGGGCTCGCACCGGACATCTCATACGACGCGAGCGACCCGGCGGCTGAGTCGGTGACTCCCGATTCGGGGGCCGAAACGGTCGACGATACGTACTACCCCTACCAGTGGGACAAGCAGGCTCTCAACGCGCCGATGGCCCACGAGACGACGACGGGTGATGGATCGCGAATCGCCATCATCGACTCGGGGATCGACGCTTCGCACCCAGATCTCGAGGAGAATGTCAATCTCGAGCTCTCGAAGAACTTCACCAACGATGACCTTGGCGCGGGCGTCCCTGGAGGCGGAGATCATGGCACCCACGTCGCCGGTATCGCGGCTGCGTCAAACGACGGGTCAACCGGCGTCGTCGGTACCGCACCCGATGCCGAACTGGTGGACTTCCGGGTATTCTCGACGGCCGACGAGGACAGCGGGTCGTTCTCCTACGTCGTCGCGGCGATGCTCGAAGCAGCCCGGACGAACTGCGATGTCGCCAACCTCTCGTTGGGAGCATATCCCGTCTCACGGAAGGAACTCGGCAGTTTCTATGGCTCATTCCTCAACCAGGCGATGACCTACGTCAACAAGGAGGGAACGCTGCTGGTCATCTCCGCGGGCAATGACGGAGTGAACCTCCAGAACGACAACGGCCAGCAGGTCGACATCGATGGCGACGGCGAACTTGAGACGCTCGAAGGCGGCCACTGGATCAGTCTCCCCAATGAGGGCGCGCAGGCGCTGTCCGTGTCTGCAACTGGCCCGATTGGATTCGGTAGCGCGCTCGTTGGTGATGAATCACTGGAGGAACCACCAGAGACCCCGGCGTTCTACACGAACTACGGGACCAGCGCCGTCACACTCGGCGCTCCAGGTGGCAACGCCGACCTCTCCATGACTGACCCGATTAATGGTATCCCGGCGTACGCGTACGACCTCGTCTTCTCAACGCTCCCGGTCGTAGACGGTGAACCACAGTACGGCTGGAAGGCCGGCACGTCGATGGCCGCACCGAACGTCGCTGGTGCTGCTGCGCTCGTGAAAGCCACCAACCCCGACTACGACGCCAATAGGGTCGAAAGCGCGCTCAAACGAGCCGCCGATGTCCCGGAGGAGTTCGACAAGGAGTACTATGGCAGCGGCTTCCTGAACATCGTCGACGCGCTGTGA
- a CDS encoding VirB4 family type IV secretion system protein produces MTALVYQRAVLERIWSALPPVGSPAGISLYGIGAVLVLITVANLLARRRSDDSPATVDLGEALDAMVEEDGHGSGSLGERHRTLVAPAAIEWETRAARVGEQWTTTLYIAGYPDYPSDGFLSSLFEESSLEFDCSVHLVPKQQRRAETELRNTAERLRADADIERTIRGRYLRERAEEAASTYAAVESGQRVFSLATYLTVRAESREELEDAVRQVQAILRDRPARLAPKTAVCEQDRGLRSVAPIGTDQLHHDVVALGGAVGALLASPHNPSVLEPGGIEVGTHTKTQTPLVVDPFAREDGYAMFTIGDPGSGKSFSAKQQFIRSLEQDPDRIGVILEPLNNWRGVAKALGATRITVGGTRGLNPLEIKPTPPHVLNRRGDDASPLNERRNQAIGFFVNFFALRGVTLGDRRTTLERAFDEAYARQGITTDVRTHDNESPTVRDALDILEEMSEDATGWVVRSEREAEKIRTDALWLLNQLRPFAGGGQLENLGRASEFDIRDESVVYLDLVQQGGSLGGHTSLLMELLISLVYEHAKQVEKEVVFVIDEARYCLSETSTLEYLETIFRHHRHHDLSIRLITQTVDEFFQRPEAEAILDQCSIKQFNKLDAMDDHWAKEFNLNSAEMRFVQNATPGSDAKGYSQALIGIDGEWRGVEVRALDRERHIIESETAVPDQETHSGELHGDATTKRRL; encoded by the coding sequence ATGACGGCACTCGTCTATCAGCGGGCGGTTCTCGAACGGATTTGGTCGGCACTTCCACCAGTCGGTTCACCGGCTGGCATCTCACTGTACGGAATCGGAGCAGTGCTCGTGCTCATCACCGTTGCGAATCTCCTCGCTCGTCGCCGAAGCGATGACTCGCCAGCGACTGTCGACCTCGGTGAGGCACTCGATGCAATGGTCGAGGAAGACGGACATGGCAGTGGGTCACTTGGCGAACGACACCGGACGCTAGTTGCACCGGCCGCAATCGAATGGGAGACGCGAGCGGCGCGCGTTGGCGAACAGTGGACGACGACGCTCTACATCGCTGGCTACCCCGACTACCCGAGTGATGGATTCCTGAGCTCGCTCTTCGAGGAGAGTTCGCTCGAATTCGACTGCTCGGTCCATCTCGTCCCGAAACAACAGCGTCGGGCCGAGACTGAACTCCGCAACACCGCCGAACGACTCCGAGCGGATGCAGATATCGAGCGGACGATTCGGGGCCGCTATCTGCGAGAGCGGGCTGAGGAAGCGGCGTCGACCTACGCCGCCGTCGAGAGTGGCCAGCGCGTGTTCTCGCTTGCGACGTATCTGACCGTTCGGGCAGAGAGTCGTGAGGAACTCGAGGATGCGGTTCGCCAGGTGCAGGCGATCCTCCGTGACCGGCCAGCCCGGCTCGCACCGAAGACCGCCGTCTGTGAACAGGACCGTGGGCTTCGCTCGGTCGCACCCATCGGGACCGACCAGCTCCATCATGACGTCGTCGCCCTCGGTGGCGCAGTCGGAGCACTGCTCGCCTCACCGCACAATCCGAGCGTCCTTGAACCCGGTGGCATCGAGGTCGGGACGCACACGAAGACACAGACGCCACTGGTCGTCGATCCGTTCGCCCGTGAGGATGGATATGCGATGTTCACCATCGGCGATCCCGGGTCGGGCAAGTCGTTCAGCGCGAAACAGCAGTTCATCCGCTCGCTCGAACAGGACCCTGACCGCATCGGCGTCATCCTCGAACCGCTCAACAACTGGCGTGGCGTCGCCAAAGCGCTGGGTGCAACGCGAATCACCGTGGGCGGCACACGCGGTCTCAATCCGCTTGAGATCAAGCCGACCCCACCACACGTACTCAACAGACGAGGGGATGATGCCAGCCCGCTCAACGAACGTCGCAATCAGGCGATCGGATTCTTCGTGAACTTCTTCGCCCTACGAGGCGTCACTCTCGGCGATCGACGGACGACCCTCGAACGGGCGTTCGACGAAGCGTATGCACGACAGGGTATCACCACAGATGTCCGGACACACGACAATGAGAGCCCCACTGTGCGCGATGCACTCGATATCCTGGAGGAGATGAGCGAGGATGCAACCGGTTGGGTCGTCCGGAGTGAGCGGGAAGCCGAGAAGATCAGGACAGATGCACTTTGGTTGCTCAACCAGCTTCGACCATTTGCTGGCGGTGGGCAACTCGAAAACCTCGGCCGAGCGAGTGAATTCGACATTCGCGATGAATCGGTCGTCTATCTCGATCTCGTCCAACAGGGTGGCTCGCTCGGCGGTCACACGAGTCTCCTGATGGAGTTGCTCATCTCACTCGTGTATGAACACGCCAAACAGGTCGAGAAAGAGGTGGTGTTCGTCATCGACGAAGCACGCTACTGCCTGAGTGAGACGTCGACGCTCGAGTATCTGGAGACGATCTTCAGGCATCATCGCCATCACGACCTCTCGATTCGCCTCATCACGCAGACGGTCGATGAGTTCTTCCAGCGCCCGGAGGCCGAGGCGATCCTCGATCAGTGTTCGATCAAGCAGTTCAACAAACTCGATGCGATGGACGACCACTGGGCCAAGGAGTTCAACCTGAACTCTGCTGAGATGCGATTCGTCCAGAACGCGACGCCTGGGAGTGATGCAAAGGGGTATTCACAAGCCTTGATCGGTATCGACGGGGAGTGGCGAGGTGTCGAGGTACGAGCCCTTGACCGAGAGCGACACATCATCGAAAGCGAGACAGCGGTTCCTGATCAGGAAACTCACTCGGGTGAGCTACACGGCGACGCCACCACGAAACGGCGGTTATGA
- a CDS encoding phage NrS-1 polymerase family protein → MTTPLPTADTLPESLREYDQWICWRSETRGDAQTKVPINPSTGHFASTTDPATWTAFDIAHQFARTDEADGIGFVFTEEDPFVGVDLDHCRVAETETIHVWAQAIIDALASYTEVSPSGTGVHVLVHGSLPEGGNRSGDVELYEAARFFTVTGAHVQGTPDTINERTDELRAVHREHIGGPAEEEATPTPQQPSGPSELADEDLIERAQQAANGQKFTGLWSGSTAGYDSHSEADMALNSMLAFWSGGDATQMDRLFRDSGLYRSKWDEVHFADGSTYGEKTLERAIAGTSDFYTPSRSASAEPEGSAGENSQAELIKGLQQELNQLSQTLTDRRETIESLVAEVQSLEETNAELRDELETARAATPEEPESADGSESIWTRLFR, encoded by the coding sequence ATGACCACACCACTCCCGACCGCAGATACGCTTCCCGAATCGCTTCGTGAGTACGACCAGTGGATCTGCTGGCGAAGCGAAACCCGTGGTGACGCGCAAACGAAAGTCCCGATTAACCCGTCGACAGGCCACTTCGCATCGACAACTGACCCAGCAACGTGGACAGCCTTCGACATCGCTCACCAATTCGCGAGAACCGATGAAGCAGACGGTATCGGTTTCGTGTTCACCGAAGAGGATCCATTCGTTGGCGTCGACCTCGACCATTGCCGTGTCGCCGAAACCGAGACCATCCACGTGTGGGCACAAGCGATTATCGACGCCCTGGCATCTTACACGGAGGTGAGTCCGTCAGGTACTGGCGTGCACGTCCTCGTTCACGGGTCGCTCCCAGAGGGCGGCAATCGCAGTGGGGACGTCGAACTGTATGAGGCTGCTCGATTTTTCACCGTGACTGGAGCACATGTTCAGGGCACACCAGACACAATCAACGAGCGGACAGACGAGCTAAGAGCAGTTCACCGTGAACACATCGGTGGGCCTGCTGAAGAAGAGGCCACGCCCACACCACAGCAGCCGTCTGGACCCTCGGAACTCGCTGATGAGGACCTCATCGAGCGTGCTCAACAGGCAGCCAACGGCCAGAAGTTTACTGGCCTCTGGAGTGGGTCGACAGCAGGCTACGACAGCCACTCAGAGGCGGATATGGCACTCAATTCGATGCTCGCGTTCTGGAGTGGAGGCGATGCCACCCAGATGGATCGGTTGTTTCGGGACTCAGGCTTGTATCGTAGCAAGTGGGACGAGGTGCATTTCGCCGATGGGAGTACCTACGGGGAGAAGACACTCGAACGGGCGATTGCAGGGACCAGCGATTTCTATACTCCATCCCGTTCAGCGTCGGCCGAGCCAGAAGGCAGTGCCGGAGAGAATTCCCAGGCTGAGTTGATTAAGGGGCTCCAACAGGAACTGAACCAGCTCTCTCAGACCCTCACAGACAGACGCGAGACGATCGAATCTCTCGTGGCGGAAGTCCAATCGCTTGAGGAGACGAACGCCGAGTTGCGAGACGAACTCGAAACCGCACGAGCAGCCACTCCTGAGGAACCTGAGTCTGCAGACGGTTCGGAGTCGATTTGGACCCGGCTGTTTCGCTGA
- a CDS encoding malectin domain-containing carbohydrate-binding protein, which yields MIKAFEIERQGPEDYVVTSTETITAINNLQNHNDDGSTNGVPGDRQVTGMLVTGTADDVVLYVTSSDPRSRSSPVSDRSDALDTNSGVLSKLTQDGNSWNHIALVRGLPRSTEKHSTNDLILDEETGNLLISQGGNSGSGAPNDEFTFTPEYAYSAAILSVDVDAVEGMSTKTDTGNVPYKHDLPTLNPSVSQAPDSTPFGGMGGQNMAVWESNSPVQVYATGLRNSYDITQTEDGTLYATDNGVGGGWGAPPVNEGTNSCLNEPVSEGNPEDEDQIHLIEEDGYYGHPNPTRGNPDGAGLYEAESDGAQIGSDDILSGAVPSANPIECDYQEPGSEDGAVETFGMSTNGIHEYTASNFDGAMQGDLLAAGLSGPIFRVQLNSDGTSATDTSEIFTNNAGPLDIEAQGDEDQYPGTVWVADIYGSSINIYEPNDYDGSGAVCDPSDPSGDADGDGFTNGDEQAVGTDPCSSASQPGDWDEDGNPNALDDDDDNDGQPDTSDPFALDPDNGATTQVVTDCPADPEDSAETCLTFSGESLDRTSLFGLGFTGLMTNGQDDYADLYDRSKIQAGGAADIFGIEEVTGDGSAFGSDDDQRQGFQFGMAPPDEPFVVHGEITNGFNGEVPPEYWNYGIFLGTGTQADYTKLVIGSNGGNGGEIEYAVEESNSASNTQLPEDGVIGGTVDLYITVDPTTDPVTVTYEYAIDGGERIEVGTETIPSSWVSGDSMAVGVIPTATGASGTYSANYNELEVELVAESSASDPEASVAITPNSGVDASTFSNDGFQIENTGDVDITSISIDTETTILPDLVYDPAGTAGDGGDKSFELGSESDDVGVVSTADADLFDEPKNGQNSEDGYQRLTVGFTDFQPGETLLFGSDGDPTSIKGSGDAQQTEAGPVSGAELAGATITVQFADGTTETIRTFGDGSAGGSTVVTSADQSTAPTLDVQNVQLDSNALDARHSAATVSETSQTLTLSGPAGATVQVMQANTELNLVDVPEYDGTPGYNVEPYEGNNFVDVTYHTVTLGSDGIGTVDVTVPDADDQQAYFMAAIENDDGTMGAPSNVVVLEQGQPDDGSGDTPTDGEAIYRVNVGGSELAAIDSGAAWESDTNNDPSQYRTSAGSDESQESGPDGDTVTLQSVVPDSTPQDLYQSTRYDPADGSEMQWAFPVQSGETYEIRVYVAETYIDSTYTDEPREYDVTVEGQTVLDNYDMYQELGHDVGSVKTFEVTPTDGTLNLEFLHESENPMIAGLEVVQLSDGGGNTAPTIDPISDQTVTEGDSTTVPATTSDDDGDTVSLSLGQSPDFVSLSNGELTIAPQSGDAANSPYTVEVIADDGTDQTTETFQVTVESSDGGTADGEVVYRVNVGGPELSGSPVWAQDEDGSPSQHLVTTDTSFSDFGGAVDEKASNVPQDVPLDVYNSARYINTDNQQTSQSMDWEFNTQQGATYEVRLYFAEPYFGGSGPAQEGARQFHVDIEGERKLENYDIYADVGFGTGTMKTFTVTSDGTLNVNLVDGAANNPIVSGIEVVQLGDGGGNTAPAIDAISDQTVTEGDSTTVSVTTSDDDGDAVSLSLGQSPEFVSLSNGELTIAPQSGDAANSPYTVEVIADDGTDQTTETFEVAVEVPAGTTPEASVSITPNSGVDATTWDNNAYQIENTGDVEITSISIDTDTTILPDLVYDPYGTAGDGGDKSFQAGSGSDDVGVVSTADADLFDKPKNDANGDDGFQRLTLEFTDFQSGETLTFGSDGDPTSIKGAENDVQSTLAGPVSGAELAGATITVEFADGTTQTVRTFGDGSAGGSTVVTSADQSTAPTLDVEGVSLDSSALDARHSAATVSDTEQTLTVTGRDNTAVLVMQANTELNLEGVPEYDGTPGYNVEPYEGNNFVDVTYYSVSLGSDGIGTVDVTVPDADDQQAYFMAIENDDGSTSAPSNVVVLEQGQPDDSGPGPIGEFANAPADPDGDGLYEDVNGDGSVDVGDAQALFANNDDPVVQNNVDAFDFNGDGSVDVGDAQALFASIGGT from the coding sequence GTGATCAAGGCGTTCGAAATCGAGCGACAGGGTCCAGAGGACTACGTCGTGACGAGTACGGAGACGATCACCGCGATCAACAACCTCCAGAACCACAACGACGACGGTTCCACCAACGGCGTCCCCGGTGACAGGCAGGTCACGGGAATGCTCGTCACGGGCACAGCGGACGACGTGGTGCTCTACGTGACGTCGAGCGACCCCCGCAGTCGGTCGAGTCCCGTCTCGGACCGCTCTGACGCGCTGGACACCAACTCCGGGGTCCTGTCGAAGCTCACCCAGGACGGTAACTCGTGGAACCATATCGCACTCGTCCGCGGCCTGCCGCGGTCGACTGAGAAACACTCCACAAACGACCTGATACTGGATGAGGAGACGGGCAACCTGTTGATCTCTCAGGGTGGCAACTCGGGATCCGGCGCCCCGAACGACGAGTTCACCTTCACCCCCGAGTACGCCTACTCGGCGGCGATTCTCAGCGTCGACGTGGACGCGGTCGAGGGGATGTCTACCAAGACCGACACGGGGAACGTCCCCTACAAGCACGACCTCCCAACGCTGAATCCGAGCGTTTCTCAGGCGCCCGACAGTACTCCGTTCGGTGGTATGGGTGGCCAGAACATGGCCGTCTGGGAGAGCAACAGCCCGGTTCAGGTGTACGCGACCGGCCTTCGCAACTCCTACGACATCACTCAAACCGAAGACGGCACTCTGTACGCGACCGATAACGGCGTCGGTGGCGGCTGGGGCGCGCCGCCGGTGAATGAGGGTACCAACAGCTGCCTGAACGAACCAGTCAGTGAGGGCAACCCAGAGGATGAGGATCAGATCCACCTGATCGAGGAGGATGGCTACTACGGCCACCCGAACCCAACCCGCGGTAACCCCGACGGCGCCGGCCTCTACGAAGCCGAGTCTGACGGGGCGCAAATCGGATCGGACGATATTCTCTCCGGTGCGGTTCCCTCGGCGAACCCAATCGAGTGTGACTACCAGGAGCCTGGTTCGGAGGACGGCGCGGTCGAGACGTTCGGCATGTCCACGAACGGTATCCACGAATACACCGCGTCGAACTTCGACGGCGCGATGCAGGGCGACCTGCTTGCGGCTGGACTGAGCGGACCGATATTCCGCGTCCAGTTGAACAGTGACGGCACCTCGGCAACGGATACCAGCGAGATCTTCACGAACAATGCTGGTCCGCTGGACATCGAGGCACAGGGCGACGAGGATCAGTATCCCGGAACGGTATGGGTCGCTGATATCTACGGGAGCAGCATCAACATCTATGAACCAAACGATTACGACGGCAGCGGTGCGGTCTGTGACCCGAGCGACCCGAGCGGCGACGCCGACGGGGACGGGTTCACGAACGGTGACGAACAGGCAGTCGGAACCGACCCATGTTCGTCGGCAAGCCAGCCTGGTGACTGGGACGAAGATGGGAACCCGAACGCGTTAGACGACGATGACGACAACGACGGTCAGCCCGATACGTCCGACCCGTTCGCGCTTGACCCGGATAACGGTGCCACGACGCAGGTTGTCACCGACTGTCCGGCTGACCCAGAGGACTCGGCCGAGACGTGCCTGACCTTCTCCGGCGAGAGCTTGGACAGGACCAGCCTGTTCGGACTCGGGTTCACGGGTCTAATGACGAATGGACAGGACGACTACGCTGATCTGTACGATCGAAGTAAGATCCAAGCAGGCGGTGCAGCCGACATCTTCGGTATCGAAGAGGTCACCGGCGACGGCAGTGCCTTTGGCAGTGACGATGACCAGCGTCAGGGGTTCCAGTTCGGGATGGCACCTCCCGACGAGCCGTTCGTGGTCCATGGTGAAATCACGAACGGGTTCAACGGTGAGGTCCCGCCGGAATACTGGAACTACGGCATCTTCCTTGGCACCGGTACCCAGGCTGACTACACGAAGTTGGTCATCGGGTCGAACGGTGGGAACGGTGGCGAAATCGAGTACGCTGTCGAGGAAAGTAACTCGGCATCCAACACCCAGCTTCCGGAAGACGGTGTCATCGGCGGTACGGTCGACCTCTACATCACCGTCGACCCGACCACCGATCCCGTCACGGTCACGTACGAGTACGCTATCGACGGCGGGGAACGAATCGAGGTGGGGACCGAAACGATTCCCTCCTCGTGGGTGAGCGGAGACTCGATGGCGGTTGGGGTCATCCCAACGGCCACGGGCGCTTCGGGCACCTACTCTGCGAACTACAACGAACTTGAGGTCGAACTCGTCGCGGAGTCCAGCGCTAGCGACCCCGAGGCAAGCGTCGCCATCACCCCGAACAGTGGGGTCGACGCGAGCACGTTCAGTAACGACGGGTTCCAGATCGAGAACACTGGCGACGTCGACATCACGTCCATCTCGATCGACACGGAGACGACGATTCTGCCGGATCTCGTCTACGACCCTGCGGGGACTGCCGGCGACGGCGGTGACAAAAGCTTCGAGCTCGGCTCCGAATCGGACGACGTCGGTGTCGTCTCGACGGCCGACGCCGACCTGTTCGACGAGCCGAAGAACGGCCAGAACAGCGAGGACGGCTACCAGCGTCTGACCGTCGGGTTCACCGACTTCCAGCCCGGCGAGACGCTCCTGTTCGGCTCCGACGGGGACCCGACGTCCATCAAGGGAAGTGGCGATGCACAGCAGACCGAGGCCGGCCCAGTCTCCGGCGCGGAGCTGGCAGGCGCGACCATCACGGTTCAGTTCGCGGACGGTACGACCGAGACGATTCGGACGTTCGGCGATGGCAGTGCCGGCGGCTCGACGGTCGTCACCAGCGCCGACCAGTCGACCGCACCGACGCTCGACGTTCAGAACGTTCAGCTCGATTCGAACGCGCTCGACGCCCGCCACAGCGCAGCGACGGTCTCTGAGACGAGCCAGACGCTCACCCTCAGCGGACCCGCAGGCGCGACGGTTCAGGTCATGCAGGCGAACACCGAGCTGAATCTGGTGGACGTACCCGAGTACGACGGGACGCCCGGCTACAACGTCGAGCCCTACGAGGGCAACAACTTCGTTGACGTCACCTACCACACGGTGACGCTCGGCTCGGACGGCATCGGGACGGTCGACGTGACGGTGCCCGACGCCGACGACCAGCAGGCCTACTTCATGGCCGCAATCGAGAATGACGACGGCACGATGGGAGCTCCCTCGAACGTCGTCGTCCTCGAACAGGGCCAACCCGACGACGGAAGCGGCGACACGCCGACCGACGGCGAAGCCATCTACCGCGTCAACGTCGGTGGTTCGGAACTAGCGGCTATCGACAGTGGCGCTGCCTGGGAGTCGGACACGAACAACGACCCATCCCAGTACCGCACCAGCGCGGGATCGGACGAAAGCCAAGAGAGCGGTCCTGACGGCGACACGGTGACGCTGCAGAGCGTCGTCCCGGACAGCACGCCTCAGGACCTCTATCAGTCGACCCGGTATGACCCGGCCGATGGTTCGGAGATGCAGTGGGCCTTCCCGGTCCAGTCCGGCGAGACCTACGAGATTCGCGTATACGTCGCAGAGACGTACATCGATAGCACGTACACGGACGAACCGCGCGAATACGATGTCACCGTCGAGGGCCAGACGGTCCTTGACAACTACGACATGTATCAGGAACTCGGCCACGATGTCGGGTCGGTGAAGACCTTCGAGGTCACGCCAACTGACGGCACGCTGAACCTCGAGTTCCTCCACGAATCTGAGAACCCGATGATCGCGGGGCTCGAAGTCGTGCAACTGAGTGACGGCGGCGGTAACACGGCGCCAACGATCGATCCGATTAGCGACCAGACGGTCACCGAGGGTGACTCGACGACGGTTCCGGCCACTACGTCGGATGACGACGGCGACACGGTGTCGCTGTCGCTCGGTCAGTCGCCGGATTTCGTCAGCCTCTCGAACGGCGAACTGACGATCGCCCCGCAGTCGGGCGATGCCGCGAATTCGCCGTACACGGTCGAAGTCATCGCTGACGATGGCACCGACCAGACTACCGAAACGTTCCAGGTCACTGTGGAGTCCAGTGACGGTGGCACGGCCGATGGCGAGGTCGTCTACCGCGTCAACGTCGGTGGACCGGAGCTATCGGGGTCGCCAGTGTGGGCACAGGACGAGGACGGCTCCCCGAGCCAACACCTCGTGACGACCGATACGTCTTTCTCGGACTTCGGCGGTGCGGTCGACGAGAAAGCGTCCAACGTGCCTCAGGACGTCCCGCTCGACGTCTACAACTCCGCGCGGTACATCAACACCGATAACCAGCAGACCTCACAGTCGATGGACTGGGAGTTCAACACCCAGCAGGGGGCGACCTACGAGGTCCGCCTCTACTTCGCCGAGCCCTACTTCGGCGGGTCCGGTCCAGCCCAAGAGGGCGCTCGGCAGTTCCACGTCGACATCGAGGGCGAGCGCAAACTCGAGAACTACGACATCTACGCTGATGTCGGCTTCGGTACCGGCACGATGAAGACGTTCACCGTTACGTCCGACGGGACGCTCAACGTCAACCTCGTCGACGGAGCGGCGAACAACCCCATCGTGAGCGGCATTGAGGTTGTGCAGTTGGGTGATGGCGGCGGGAACACGGCGCCAGCGATCGACGCAATCAGCGACCAGACGGTCACCGAGGGTGACTCGACGACAGTCTCGGTCACTACGTCGGACGATGACGGCGACGCGGTGTCGCTGTCGCTCGGTCAGTCGCCGGAGTTCGTCAGCCTCTCGAACGGCGAACTGACGATCGCCCCGCAGTCGGGCGATGCCGCGAATTCGCCGTACACGGTCGAAGTCATCGCCGATGATGGCACTGACCAGACCACCGAAACGTTCGAAGTCGCCGTTGAAGTACCGGCAGGTACTACGCCTGAGGCATCGGTTTCGATCACCCCGAACAGCGGGGTCGATGCAACCACCTGGGACAACAACGCCTACCAAATCGAGAACACCGGTGACGTCGAGATTACGTCGATTTCGATCGACACGGACACGACGATCCTACCCGACCTCGTCTACGATCCGTACGGTACGGCTGGTGACGGTGGCGACAAGAGCTTCCAGGCCGGCTCCGGGTCGGACGACGTCGGTGTCGTATCGACGGCCGACGCCGACCTGTTCGACAAGCCGAAGAACGATGCCAACGGCGACGATGGCTTCCAGCGGCTCACCTTGGAGTTCACCGACTTCCAGTCCGGCGAGACGCTGACGTTCGGCTCGGACGGCGACCCGACGTCCATCAAGGGCGCGGAGAACGACGTCCAGAGCACACTCGCCGGTCCCGTCTCGGGTGCTGAACTCGCGGGCGCGACCATCACGGTCGAGTTCGCGGACGGTACCACCCAGACCGTTCGGACGTTCGGCGATGGCAGTGCCGGCGGCTCGACGGTCGTCACCAGCGCCGACCAGTCGACCGCACCGACGCTCGATGTCGAGGGCGTCTCGCTTGATTCGAGCGCACTCGACGCTCGCCACAGCGCCGCCACGGTCAGCGACACCGAACAGACGCTCACCGTCACTGGTCGCGACAACACGGCAGTCCTGGTGATGCAGGCGAACACCGAACTGAACCTCGAAGGCGTACCCGAGTACGACGGGACGCCCGGCTACAACGTCGAGCCCTACGAGGGCAACAACTTCGTCGACGTCACGTACTACTCGGTGTCGCTCGGCTCGGACGGCATCGGGACGGTCGACGTGACGGTGCCCGACGCCGACGACCAGCAGGCCTACTTCATGGCCATTGAGAACGACGACGGGTCGACGAGTGCGCCTTCGAACGTCGTCGTCCTCGAACAGGGCCAACCCGACGACAGCGGCCCCGGTCCGATTGGCGAGTTCGCAAACGCCCCGGCCGACCCCGACGGTGACGGCCTCTACGAGGACGTCAACGGCGACGGCTCGGTGGACGTTGGCGACGCACAGGCACTATTCGCGAACAACGACGACCCGGTCGTCCAGAACAACGTCGACGCGTTCGACTTCAACGGTGACGGCTCGGTAGACGTTGGTGACGCGCAAGCGCTGTTCGCGAGCATTGGGGGGACCTGA